One window from the genome of Myxococcota bacterium encodes:
- the eno gene encoding phosphopyruvate hydratase — protein sequence MAEIRSVWAQEILDSRGNPTLAVEVATSTGAVGRAAVPSGASTGVREALELRDGDPARYGGKGVQKAVANANGELAKCAVGRPLGTLADQAELDRAMIALDGTDTKSRLGANAILGVSLAAAHAGAAVAGVPLYRFIGGDAAHLLPAPMMNVINGGAHADNNVDLQEFMLFPLGAPTFEDALRYGAEIFHTLKKVLADAGYNTAVGDEGGFAPDLKSNREAVDLLLRAIEKAGYRPGEQIHIALDPATSEIYKGGVYDLAGEGRKLSSEQMIEFWDEWVTKYPVVSIEDGLAEDDWSGWTKLTAALGARCQLVGDDLFVTNPAILREGIEKGAGNSILIKVNQIGSLTETLEAIRIAADAGYSAIVSHRSGETEDTTIADLAVGSGAGQIKTGSLCRSDRVAKYNRLLRISAELGAKARYAGASKLTGRG from the coding sequence ATGGCAGAGATCCGGTCGGTCTGGGCTCAGGAGATCCTCGACTCGCGCGGCAACCCGACGCTCGCGGTCGAGGTCGCGACGTCGACGGGCGCGGTCGGCCGCGCGGCCGTCCCCTCCGGCGCGTCGACCGGCGTGCGCGAGGCGCTCGAGCTGCGCGACGGCGACCCGGCGCGCTACGGCGGCAAGGGCGTGCAGAAGGCCGTCGCGAACGCGAACGGCGAGCTCGCGAAGTGCGCGGTCGGGCGTCCGCTCGGCACGCTCGCCGACCAGGCCGAGCTCGACCGCGCGATGATCGCGCTCGACGGCACCGACACGAAGTCGCGCCTCGGCGCGAACGCGATCCTCGGCGTCTCGCTCGCGGCCGCGCACGCGGGCGCGGCCGTCGCCGGCGTTCCGCTCTACCGCTTCATCGGCGGCGACGCCGCGCACCTGCTGCCGGCGCCGATGATGAACGTGATCAACGGCGGCGCGCATGCGGACAACAACGTCGACCTGCAGGAGTTCATGCTCTTCCCGCTCGGTGCGCCGACGTTCGAGGACGCGCTCCGCTACGGCGCGGAGATCTTCCACACGCTGAAGAAGGTGCTCGCCGACGCCGGCTACAACACCGCCGTCGGCGACGAGGGCGGCTTCGCGCCCGATCTGAAGAGCAACCGCGAGGCCGTCGACCTGCTGCTGCGCGCGATCGAGAAGGCGGGCTACCGCCCGGGCGAGCAGATCCACATCGCGCTCGACCCGGCGACGAGCGAGATCTACAAGGGCGGCGTCTACGATCTCGCCGGCGAGGGCCGCAAGCTCTCGAGCGAGCAGATGATCGAGTTCTGGGACGAGTGGGTGACGAAGTACCCCGTCGTCTCGATCGAGGACGGGCTCGCCGAGGACGACTGGAGCGGCTGGACGAAGCTCACGGCCGCGCTCGGCGCGCGCTGCCAGCTCGTCGGCGACGACCTGTTCGTGACGAACCCGGCGATCCTGCGCGAGGGCATCGAGAAGGGCGCGGGCAACTCCATCCTGATCAAGGTGAACCAGATCGGGAGCCTGACGGAGACGCTCGAGGCGATCCGCATCGCGGCGGACGCGGGCTACTCGGCGATCGTCTCGCACCGCTCGGGCGAGACGGAGGACACGACGATCGCCGACCTCGCCGTCGGCAGCGGCGCGGGCCAGATCAAGACGGGCTCGCTCTGCCGCAGCGATCGCGTCGCGAAGTACAACCGGCTGCTCCGCATCTCGGCCGAGCTCGGCGCGAAGGCGCGCTATGCGGGCGCGAGCAAGCTCACGGGTCGAGGCTAG
- a CDS encoding PfkB family carbohydrate kinase, with amino-acid sequence MTEPPADLASRPLDVVGIGSMVVDRVHRAAALAGADAKSLLAPLASGAVVERCVGGVVLNHLGWAAAMGVRCGVFGRQGDDDDGRFLRAAMDARGIARDIALVADATSLAEIFVDAAGARAIYMAPGATAATTAADVRARHAAFVARARRVATEVSQLPLAAALEAFALAREHGCETWLDLDVPPAQARATLGSEAELDALLRRADVLKPSKSAALELAGVDARAPALDVARRLRDRYAARLVAITDGERGCAIATADGLEIAVAAARLPDGARVVDTTGAGDAFLGGLLAASCAGLGAEDAARFGNACGAVCAAQLGAFPLDAAGARAAALAVFEGSARARDALAALADDAHAAGARSDDAHDRGDPAADAQRDGARADDARGAAALRVLDAARGALAALRARARGGDFARAADAIAAGGRCHATGVGKPGHVARYAAALLSSTGTPAAALDPLEALHGSLGQLAPGDALVAISQSGETDELVELAARAAARGVRIVAVTGDPASRLARLAEAVLETAVAEEGGPLGLAPRASVAAEVAVVAALAAELQERAGQTRAEYAELHPAGALGARARAPSGASERAGAPTGARGAVDAHEAET; translated from the coding sequence TTGACCGAGCCCCCGGCCGACCTCGCGTCGCGACCGCTCGATGTCGTCGGCATCGGGAGCATGGTCGTCGACCGCGTCCACCGCGCCGCGGCGCTCGCCGGCGCCGACGCGAAGTCGCTGCTCGCACCGCTCGCCTCGGGCGCCGTCGTCGAGCGATGCGTCGGCGGCGTCGTCCTCAACCATCTCGGCTGGGCCGCGGCGATGGGCGTGCGCTGCGGCGTCTTCGGCCGCCAGGGCGACGACGACGACGGACGCTTCCTGCGCGCCGCGATGGACGCGCGCGGCATCGCGCGCGACATCGCGCTCGTCGCGGATGCGACCTCGCTCGCCGAGATCTTCGTCGACGCGGCCGGCGCGCGCGCGATCTACATGGCGCCGGGCGCGACCGCCGCGACCACCGCCGCCGACGTGCGGGCGCGCCACGCGGCGTTCGTCGCGCGCGCGCGCCGCGTCGCGACCGAGGTCTCGCAGCTCCCGCTCGCGGCCGCGCTCGAGGCGTTCGCACTCGCGCGCGAGCACGGCTGCGAGACGTGGCTCGACCTCGACGTCCCGCCCGCGCAGGCTCGCGCGACGCTCGGAAGCGAGGCCGAGCTCGACGCGCTCCTGCGGCGCGCCGACGTGCTGAAGCCCTCGAAGAGCGCAGCGCTCGAGCTCGCCGGTGTCGACGCGCGCGCGCCCGCGCTCGACGTCGCGCGGCGCCTGCGCGATCGCTATGCGGCGCGGCTCGTCGCCATCACCGACGGCGAGCGCGGCTGCGCGATCGCGACGGCGGACGGGCTCGAGATCGCGGTCGCGGCGGCGCGGCTTCCGGACGGTGCGCGGGTCGTCGACACGACCGGTGCGGGCGACGCCTTCCTCGGAGGGCTGCTCGCCGCGTCGTGCGCGGGGCTCGGCGCCGAGGACGCCGCGCGCTTCGGCAACGCCTGCGGCGCCGTCTGCGCAGCCCAGCTCGGCGCTTTCCCGCTCGACGCGGCCGGCGCGCGCGCCGCCGCCCTCGCGGTCTTCGAAGGCAGCGCGCGCGCTCGCGACGCGCTCGCGGCGCTCGCCGATGACGCGCATGCCGCGGGTGCGCGCTCCGATGACGCGCACGACCGCGGCGATCCCGCCGCCGACGCGCAGCGAGACGGTGCGCGCGCGGATGACGCGCGCGGCGCCGCCGCGCTGCGCGTCCTCGACGCCGCGCGCGGGGCGCTCGCCGCGCTGCGCGCCCGCGCGCGCGGCGGCGACTTCGCGCGCGCGGCCGACGCGATCGCCGCGGGCGGTCGCTGCCACGCGACCGGCGTCGGCAAGCCCGGGCACGTGGCGCGCTATGCCGCGGCGCTGCTCTCGTCGACCGGTACACCGGCTGCGGCGCTCGACCCGCTCGAAGCCCTGCACGGAAGCCTCGGCCAGCTCGCCCCCGGCGACGCGCTCGTCGCGATCAGCCAGAGCGGCGAGACCGACGAGCTCGTCGAGCTCGCCGCGCGCGCGGCGGCGCGCGGTGTGCGCATCGTCGCGGTGACGGGCGACCCCGCCTCGCGCCTCGCGCGGCTCGCGGAGGCCGTGCTCGAGACGGCCGTCGCCGAGGAGGGCGGCCCCCTCGGGCTCGCGCCGCGCGCGAGCGTGGCCGCCGAGGTCGCCGTGGTCGCGGCGCTCGCGGCGGAGCTCCAGGAGCGGGCGGGGCAGACGCGCGCCGAGTATGCGGAGCTGCACCCGGCGGGCGCGCTCGGCGCGCGTGCGCGCGCGCCGAGCGGTGCGTCGGAGCGCGCGGGCGCGCCGACGGGTGCTCGCGGCGCGGTTGACGCCCACGAGGCCGAGACCTAA
- a CDS encoding response regulator, with amino-acid sequence MAGKQQLTVLVLDPDEGTKVDLKELLGREGYRVHFCDDAAAADAELRQGRYQLVLLDVSPGNQAGLDALAAIRGADSDLCIIAMTALPTVEMAVATMKHQAFHYLQKPLDEEELRAVLDAAIREKGLLVDLETHLNTEVGRRIRSRRKERTLTLKQLANRTGLSVSLISQIELGKSAASMSTLHKLATALGVRMTYFFETV; translated from the coding sequence ATGGCGGGAAAGCAGCAGCTCACCGTGCTCGTGCTCGACCCGGACGAGGGCACGAAGGTCGACCTGAAGGAGCTCCTCGGCCGCGAGGGCTATCGCGTCCACTTCTGCGACGACGCGGCGGCCGCCGACGCCGAGCTGCGCCAGGGCCGCTACCAGCTCGTGCTGCTCGACGTGTCGCCGGGCAACCAGGCGGGGCTCGACGCGCTCGCCGCCATCCGCGGCGCGGACTCCGACCTCTGCATCATCGCGATGACCGCGCTCCCGACCGTCGAGATGGCGGTCGCGACGATGAAGCACCAGGCCTTCCACTATCTCCAGAAGCCGCTCGACGAGGAGGAGCTGCGCGCCGTGCTCGACGCGGCGATCCGCGAGAAGGGGCTGCTGGTCGACCTCGAGACGCACTTGAACACCGAGGTCGGGCGCCGCATCCGCAGCCGCCGCAAGGAGCGGACGCTCACGCTGAAGCAGCTCGCGAACCGCACGGGCCTCTCGGTGAGCCTGATCTCGCAGATCGAGCTCGGGAAGAGCGCGGCCTCGATGTCGACGCTCCACAAGCTCGCCACCGCGCTCGGCGTCCGCATGACGTACTTCTTCGAGACCGTCTGA